A genomic segment from Sciurus carolinensis chromosome 1, mSciCar1.2, whole genome shotgun sequence encodes:
- the Mul1 gene encoding mitochondrial ubiquitin ligase activator of NFKB 1, with protein MEGGGRPSLGQFILLGTSSVVTAFLYSVYRQKARVAQELKGAKKIHLGEDLKSILSEAPGKCVPYAVIEGAVRSVKETLNSQFVENCKGVIQRLTLQEHKMVWNRTTHLWNDCSKIIHQRTNTVPFDLVPHEDGVAVAVRVLKPLDSVDLGLETVYEKFHPSVQSFTDVIGHYISGERPKGIQETEEMLKVGATLTGVGELVLDNNSVRLQPPKQGMQYYLSSQDFDSLLQRQESSVRLWKVLALVFGFATCVTLFFVLRKQYLQRQERLRLQQLQEEFREHEAQLLSRASPEDRGSLKSACVVCLSSFKSCVFLECGHVCSCRECYRALPEPKRCPICRREITRVIPLYNS; from the exons ATGGAGGGCGGAGGGCGGCCCTCGCTGGGCCAGTTCATCCTTCTGGGCACCAGCTCCGTCGTCACCGCCTTTCTGTACTCCGTGTACCGGCAGAAGGCCCGGGTCGCCCAGGAGCTCAAG gGAGCTAAGAAAATCCACTTGGGTGAAGATTTAAAGAGTATTCTTTCAGAAGCTCCAGGAAAATGTGTGCCTTATGCTGTTATTGAAG GAGCCGTGCGATCTGTTAAAGAAACGCTGAACAGTCAGTTTGTGGAAAACTGCAAGGGGGTGATCCAGCGACTGACGCTTCAGGAGCACAAGATGGTGTGGAATCGAACAACCCACCTTTG GAATGACTGTTCAAAGATCATTCACCAGAGGACCAACACAGTGCCCTTTGATCTGGTGCCTCATGAGGATGGCGTGGCTGTGGCTGTACGAGTGCTGAAACCCCTGGACTCGGTGGACCTGGGCCTCGAGACTGTGTACGAGAAGTTCCACCCCTCGGTCCAGTCTTTCACTGACGTCATTGGCCACTATATCAGTGGCGAGCGGCCCAAAGGCATCCAGGAGACTGAAGAGATGCTGAAGGTCGGGGCCACCCTCACGGGAGTCGGTGAGCTCGTCCTAGACAACAACTCCGTCCGCCTGCAGCCCCCCAAACAAGGCATGCAGTACTACCTAAGCAGCCAGGACTTTGACAGCCTTCTGCAAAGGCAAGAGTCGAGCGTCAGACTCTGGAAGGTTCTGGCCCTGGTGTTTGGCTTTGCCACATGTGTCACCCTCTTCTTTGTTCTGCGGAAACAGTATCTGCAGCGGCAGGAGCGCCTGCGCCTGCAGCAGCTGCAGGAGGAATTCCGGGAACATGAGGCCCAGCTGCTGAGCCGAGCCTCGCCCGAGGACAGGGGGAGTCTGAAGAGCGCCTGCGTCGTGTGTCTGAGCAGCTTTAAGTCCTGTGTCTTCCTGGAGTGCGGGCATGTCTGTTCTTGTCGCGAGTGCTACCGCGCCTTGCCAGAGCCCAAGAGGTGCCCCATCTGTCGGCGTGAGATCACCCGGGTGATTCCCCTGTACAACAGCTAG
- the Camk2n1 gene encoding calcium/calmodulin-dependent protein kinase II inhibitor 1 isoform X1 translates to MEEPAPRLRPWSLARVHGCCWKGGPRGQSRAGPGRPRRREKPPRAGHPGQARRHEALPSPAGGGAASSPSSCPRPRGRGSPASRGTVGGSRAFRAYAVDAGPGGEVLAAEQWKSEVGRKCGRGQGRGRLCQCVAPVPSDLLPRPLASWEDTNNFFGAGQNKRPPKLGQIGRSKRVVIEDDRIDDVLKNMTDKAPPGV, encoded by the exons ATGGAGGAGCCTGCTCCTCGGCTCAGGCCATGGTCTCTTGCCAGGGTTCATGGTTGTTGCTGGAAAGGAGGTCCCCGAGGGCAGAGTAGGGCAGGCCCGGGACGTCCCCGGCGGAGAGAGAAGCCGCCGAGAGCCGGGCATCCCGGGCAAGCCCGGCGTCACGAGGCGCTCCCCTCTCCTGCCGGAGGCGGAGCTGCCTCCTCCCCGTCCTCCTGCCCGAGGCCCCGCGGGAGAGGAAGCCCAGCGTCGCGGGGCACGGTGGGGGGGAGCAGGGCCTTCAGGGCCTACGCAGTGGACGCGGGGCCAGGGGGTGAAGTCCTCGCCGCTGAACAGTGGAAGTCTGAAGTGGGGCGCAAGTGTGGTAGGGGACAGGGGCGAGGGAGGCTGTGTCAGTGTGTCGCCCCGGTGCCCTCGGACCTTCTGCCCCGGCCTCTGGCCTCCTGGGAG GACACCAACAACTTCTTCGGCGCCGGGCAGAACAAGCGGCCGCCCAAGCTGGGCCAGATCGGCAGGAGCAAGCGGG TTGTTATTGAAGATGATAGGATTGATGACGTGCTGAAAAATATGACCGACAAGGCACCTCCCGGTGTCTAA
- the Camk2n1 gene encoding calcium/calmodulin-dependent protein kinase II inhibitor 1 isoform X2, translating to MSEVLPYGDEKLSPYGDGGDVGQIFSCRLQDTNNFFGAGQNKRPPKLGQIGRSKRVVIEDDRIDDVLKNMTDKAPPGV from the exons ATGTCGGAGGTGCTGCCCTACGGCGACGAGAAGCTGAGCCCCTACGGCGACGGCGGCGACGTGGGCCAGATCTTCTCGTGCCGCCTGCAGGACACCAACAACTTCTTCGGCGCCGGGCAGAACAAGCGGCCGCCCAAGCTGGGCCAGATCGGCAGGAGCAAGCGGG TTGTTATTGAAGATGATAGGATTGATGACGTGCTGAAAAATATGACCGACAAGGCACCTCCCGGTGTCTAA